One region of Salvelinus sp. IW2-2015 linkage group LG1, ASM291031v2, whole genome shotgun sequence genomic DNA includes:
- the LOC111968040 gene encoding T-complex protein 11-like protein 2, translating to MQNANPIEEVGGDTPCDVPCLQKLDSPTGSPPKQASLADMMEFENCVSNLSLAHEIVMNRDFSFRQNSPPKDSLEGRISDIVHSAFWDCLREQLSCSPPDYVHAVILLQEVKTTVLSLLLPGHVRLKAQVEEVLDLELIQQQADHGALDLQRLSGYIINTMASLCAPVRDPEIKTLRDLSDPVELLREIFRVLGLMKTDMVNFTVQSLRPNLLQQAVQYERAKFQEILEKQPEFLDKTTVWLQVAAREEALVSAQSDLDTGTPKPRGPLSPTAVLNRAYLQLLSWDPHDQNYPETVLMDRARIDALGQRLSLLVLEASVLLLTSTQCGAAVFSLQGFVGKLKQTITALLEGSHNRDFDLQGALLGLREQVLVQVKEALITQEGPALPQDSEDVLKGQISDLAKDNNPIRTLIGERVQGYLQAMLEGSXTKKSPSMPPALRLLSAEVAELGMALGRMVHFNRSVFGPFYAPILRKMLFPSGEAEMGEDSR from the exons ATGCAGAATGCAAACCCAATAGAGGAGGTGGGAGGCGACACACCCTGTGATGTGCCCTGTCTCCAGAAACTTGACTCCCCAACAG GGAGCCCTCCCAAACAAGCCTCTCTCGCAGATATGATGGAGTTTGAGAATTGTGTTTCCAATCTCAGCCTTGCACATGAGATAGTGATGAACAGAGACTTCAGCTTCAGACAGAACAGCCCACCCAAAGACAG CTTGGAAGGAAGAATATCTGACATAGTTCACAGTGCTTTCTGGGACTGTCTTCGTGAGCAGCTTTCATGCAGCCCYCCAGACTATGTCCATGCTGTCATTCTGCTACAAGAGGTGAAAACT ACCGTGCTGTCCCTGCTCCTGCCTGGCCACGTGCGTCTGAAGGCccaggtggaggaggttctggaCCTGGAGCTGATCCAGCAGCAGGCAGATCATGGGGCCCTGGACCTGCAAAGATTGTCAGGCTACATCATCAATACCATGGCCTCCCTGTGTGCCCCTGTACGGGACCCAGAGATCAAGACACTACGGGATCTTTCGGACCCAGTGGAGCTCCTCAG GGAGATCTTCAGAGTCCTTGGCCTGATGAAGACAGACATGGTCAACTTCACCGTACAGAGCCTCAGACCTAATCTTCTTCAGCAGGCGGTCCAATACGAGCGAGCCAAGTTCCAGGAGATCCTGGAGAAGCAGCCTG AGTTCCTGGAYAAAACCACCGTTTGGCTTCAGGTGGCAGCACGAGAGGAGGCATTGGTCAGTGCCCAGTCTGACCTTGACACTGGGACTCCCAAGCCACGTGGTCCATTAAGTCCTACTGCCGTCCTGAACAGGGCTTACCTGCAACTGCTGAGCTGGGACCCCCATGACCAGAATTACCCTGAG acAGTTCTGATGGACAGAGCCCGCATAGATGCACTGGGGCAGAGGCTGAGTCTGCTGGTTCTTGAGGCATCAGTTCTGCTGTTGACTAGCACACAGTGTGGGGCCGCTGTTTTCTCTCTGCAGGGGTTTGTAGGTAAACTCAAGCAGACCATCACTGCCCTACTGGAGGGCAGTCACAACAG GGACTTTGACCTGCAGGGGGCGTTGCTGGGGCTGAGGGAGCAGGTGCTGGTGCAGGTGAAGGAGGCTCTGATCACCCAGGAAGGACCAGCGCTGCCTCAGGACAGTGAAGACGTGCTTAAGGGACAGATCTCAGACCTggccaaggacaacaaccccatCCGCACTCTCATAG GAGAAAGAGTGCAGGGCTACCTCCAGGCCATGCTAGAGGGAAGCMCCACTAAAAAGAGTCCGTCCATGCCCCCTGCCCTGAGGCTGCTGAGTGCTGAGGTGGCAGAGCTGGGAATGGCCTTAGGGCGAATGGTCCATTTCAACCGCTCAGTTTTCGGCCCCTTCTACGCCCCCATCCTAAGGAAGATGCTGTTTCCATCGGGAGAGGCCGAGATGGGGGAGGACTCCCGCTAG